From the Brassica napus cultivar Da-Ae chromosome A8, Da-Ae, whole genome shotgun sequence genome, one window contains:
- the LOC106359400 gene encoding UPF0725 protein EMB2204-like: MWNGTNFELDSLLKFNIRSAASPYYITLVACLPSSGLQQIFQVLVEEERLGILDLTCPISRPQGTESSRKESTPFLRPHSEPVFSTYQDRLDDWPSSIIPWPSSEIGFIDTKCFYMLNESELQCDWIFLYVELAICTSQRWFKAVSFVFSHFAYQ, translated from the exons ATGTGGAAT GGGACAAACTTTGAGCTAGATAGCTTATTGAAATTCAACATTCGTAGTGCTGCATCTCCTTACTACATAACCTTGGTTGCGTGCCTTCCATCTAGCGGTTTGCAGCAGATCTTTCAAGTTCTCGTAGAGGAAGAACGTCTTGGCATTTTAGATTTGACATGCCCCATCTCTAGACCTCAAG GGACCGAGAGTTCAAGGAAGGAGTCAACTCCTTTCTTACGTCCACATTCCGAGCCAGTGTTCTCTACTTACCAAGACAGATTGGATGATTGGCCCTCGTCAATAATTCCATGGCCCTCCTCTGAGATTGGTTTTATTGACACAAAGTGTTTTTACATG TTAAATGAATCTGAGTTGCAATGTGATTGGATTTTTTTGTATGTGGAACTTGCAATCTGTACTTCCCAAAGGTGGTTtaaagctgtaagttttgtgtTCTCCCACTTTGCGTATCAATAA
- the LOC106362324 gene encoding phosphoenolpyruvate carboxylase kinase 1-like: MDPSFTKHNTTQQQQNSKHTMTCSQNNNNNDNKYQICEEIGRGRFGTVTRVYAPATGDFFACKTMDKSSLTDALDRACIDTEPKLMALLSYHPNIIQIHDLVDTDSTLSIYMELVDPSVSVYDRLVSSGTFSESQTASFAKQILQGLSHCHRYGVVHRDIKPENILLDLRNDAVKICDFGSGAWLGEGETTEGVVGTPYYVAPEVLMGCSYGEKVDLWSAGVVFYTMLAGAPPFYGETAEEIFEAVLRGNLRFPPSVFRGVSSMAKDFLRKLMCKDASRRLSAEQALRHPWIQRAGEAEERFI; encoded by the exons ATGGATCCCTCTTTTActaaacacaacacaacacaacaacaacaaaactcaaaacataCTATGACTTGCAgccaaaacaacaacaacaacgacaACAAGTACCAGATCTGCGAAGAGATCGGTCGTGGACGCTTCGGAACCGTCACTCGCGTCTACGCGCCAGCCACCGGTGATTTCTTCGCATGCAAAACCATGGATAAAAGCTCCCTCACCGACGCGCTCGACCGCGCGTGCATCGACACCGAGCCCAAACTCATGGCTCTCTTGTCTTACCACCCGAACATCATCCAAATCCACGACCTCGTCGACACGGACTCCACCCTCTCCATCTACATGGAGCTAGTGGACCCCTCCGTCTCCGTCTACGACCGCCTCGTCTCCTCCGGGACCTTCTCCGAGTCCCAAACGGCGTCGTTCGCGAAACAGATTCTCCAGGGGCTCTCGCATTGCCACCGGTACGGCGTCGTTCACAGGGACATTAAACCGGAGAATATTTTACTTGATCTTAGGAACGATGCGGTGAAGATCTGTGACTTCGGGTCTGGGGCTTGGTTGGGTGAGGGAGAGACCACCGAAGGTGTGGTGGGGACGCCGTATTACGTGGCGCCGGAGGTTCTGATGGGTTGTTCGTACGGAGAGAAGGTTGATCTCTGGAGCGCGGGTGTTGTTTTTTACACGATGCTCGCCGGAGCTCCGCCGTTTTACGGGGAGACGGCGGAGGAGATTTTTGAAGCCGTGCTTAGGGGAAACTTGAGGTTTCCGCCGAGTGTGTTCAGAGGTGTGTCGTCGATGGCTAAAGACTTCTTGAGGAAGTTGATGTGTAAGGATGCTTCTAGAAGACTCTCAGCTGAACAAGCTCTCA GGCATCCATGGATTCAAAGAGCAGGGGAAGCAGAGGAAAGATTCATCTAG
- the LOC106362297 gene encoding low-specificity L-threonine aldolase 1-like isoform X1, with protein MVIRSVDLRSDTVTRPTDAMREAMASAEVDDDILGYDPTARHLEEEMAKMMGKEAALFVPSGTMGNLICVMVHCEVRGSEVILGDNSHIHVYENGGISTIGGVHPKTIKNEEDGTMDLGAIEAAIRDPKGSTFYPSTRLICLENTHANSGGRCLSAEYTDRVGQIAKRHGLKLHIDGARLFNASIALGVPVHRLVEAADSVSVCLSKSLGAPVGTVIVGSHTFIEKAKTLRKTLGGGMRQIGVLCAAALVAIQENLPKLQFDHKKAKLLAEGLNQMKGIRINVAAVETNMIFMDMEDGSRLTAEKLRKSLTECGILVLPGNSSRIRMVVHHQITISDVHYTLSCLQQAMQMIQEPSLNQTGKTENALSF; from the exons ATGGTGATAAGAAGTGTGGATCTACGATCAGACACCGTGACAAGACCCACTGATGCTATGCGCGAAGCAATGGCTAGTGCTGAGGTGGACGATGACATACTTGGCTATGATCCAACAGCTCGACATCTCGAAGAGGAGATGGCTAAGATGATGGGTAAAGAGGCAGCTCTCTTCGTGCCATCTGGTACAATGGGGAATCTGATATGCGTTATGGTTCACTGCGAAGTGAGAGGCAGCGAGGTGATTCTTGGAGACAACAGCCACATCCATGTTTACGAGAATGGAGGGATATCAACAATCGGTGGCGTGCATCCCAAGACAATCAAGAATGAAGAAGACGGGACGATGGACTTGGGGGCTATAGAAGCAGCTATTAGAGACCCTAAAGGAAGCACGTTTTATCCATCTACAAGGTTGATTTGCTTGGAGAACACACACGCCAA CTCTGGTGGGAGATGTTTGAGTGCTGAATACACAGATAGAGTTGGACAGATTGCGAAGAGACATGGACTAAAGCTTCATATCGATGGAGCTCGCCTCTTTAATGCTTCCATT GCACTTGGAGTTCCTGTCCATAGGCTTGTAGAGGCTGCTGACTCTGTTTCG GTGTGTCTCTCTAAAAGTCTTGGAGCTCCGGTAGGAACTGTAATCGTTGGCTCACATACTTTCATAGAAAAGGCGAAAACGTTAAGGAAAACATTAGGTGGAGGAATGAGACAAATAGGCGTTTTGTGTGCAGCCGCTTTGGTCGCAATCCAAGAGAACCTCCCAAAGCTACAATTTGACCACAAGAAGGCAAAGTTGTTAGCTG AAGGGTTGAATCAAATGAAAGGGATTAGAATAAACGTTGCAGCCGTGGAGACTAACATG ATATTCATGGATATGGAGGATGGATCAAGACTTACTGCTGAGAAACTGCGCAAGAGTCTAACGGAGTGTGGCATTCTCGTCCTCCCAGGAAACTCATCTCG gatcagAATGGTTGTACACCACCAGATAACAATAAGTGACGTACATTACACATTGTCTTGCTTACAA CAAGCAATGCAAATGATTCAGGAACCAAGCCTAAACCAAACCGGCAAAACCGAAAATGCTCTCTCTTTTTAA
- the LOC106362297 gene encoding low-specificity L-threonine aldolase 1-like isoform X2 has protein sequence MVIRSVDLRSDTVTRPTDAMREAMASAEVDDDILGYDPTARHLEEEMAKMMGKEAALFVPSGTMGNLICVMVHCEVRGSEVILGDNSHIHVYENGGISTIGGVHPKTIKNEEDGTMDLGAIEAAIRDPKGSTFYPSTRLICLENTHANSGGRCLSAEYTDRVGQIAKRHGLKLHIDGARLFNASIALGVPVHRLVEAADSVSVCLSKSLGAPVGTVIVGSHTFIEKAKTLRKTLGGGMRQIGVLCAAALVAIQENLPKLQFDHKKAKLLAEGLNQMKGIRINVAAVETNMIFMDMEDGSRLTAEKLRKSLTECGILVLPGNSSRIRMVVHHQITISDVHYTLSCLQQCK, from the exons ATGGTGATAAGAAGTGTGGATCTACGATCAGACACCGTGACAAGACCCACTGATGCTATGCGCGAAGCAATGGCTAGTGCTGAGGTGGACGATGACATACTTGGCTATGATCCAACAGCTCGACATCTCGAAGAGGAGATGGCTAAGATGATGGGTAAAGAGGCAGCTCTCTTCGTGCCATCTGGTACAATGGGGAATCTGATATGCGTTATGGTTCACTGCGAAGTGAGAGGCAGCGAGGTGATTCTTGGAGACAACAGCCACATCCATGTTTACGAGAATGGAGGGATATCAACAATCGGTGGCGTGCATCCCAAGACAATCAAGAATGAAGAAGACGGGACGATGGACTTGGGGGCTATAGAAGCAGCTATTAGAGACCCTAAAGGAAGCACGTTTTATCCATCTACAAGGTTGATTTGCTTGGAGAACACACACGCCAA CTCTGGTGGGAGATGTTTGAGTGCTGAATACACAGATAGAGTTGGACAGATTGCGAAGAGACATGGACTAAAGCTTCATATCGATGGAGCTCGCCTCTTTAATGCTTCCATT GCACTTGGAGTTCCTGTCCATAGGCTTGTAGAGGCTGCTGACTCTGTTTCG GTGTGTCTCTCTAAAAGTCTTGGAGCTCCGGTAGGAACTGTAATCGTTGGCTCACATACTTTCATAGAAAAGGCGAAAACGTTAAGGAAAACATTAGGTGGAGGAATGAGACAAATAGGCGTTTTGTGTGCAGCCGCTTTGGTCGCAATCCAAGAGAACCTCCCAAAGCTACAATTTGACCACAAGAAGGCAAAGTTGTTAGCTG AAGGGTTGAATCAAATGAAAGGGATTAGAATAAACGTTGCAGCCGTGGAGACTAACATG ATATTCATGGATATGGAGGATGGATCAAGACTTACTGCTGAGAAACTGCGCAAGAGTCTAACGGAGTGTGGCATTCTCGTCCTCCCAGGAAACTCATCTCG gatcagAATGGTTGTACACCACCAGATAACAATAAGTGACGTACATTACACATTGTCTTGCTTACAA CAATGCAAATGA
- the LOC106362321 gene encoding putative lysine-specific demethylase JMJ16 — MGTELMRICVKEESDELPSVPPGFESYATFTLKRVVPDPGAAMESVSSVSNQGEMEIESDEAKAARSLRRRPWINYDDDSNALSQNLDQTCGVKPSLPKGVTRGCAECNDCQKVTARWQPDEARRPDLEDAPIFHPTEEEFEDTLSYIAKIRPKAEKYGICRIVPPPSWKPPCPLKEKQVWEGSKFTTRVQRVDKLQNRSSMKKVSKLSNQMRRKKRKCMKMGMDPGSASPEMSELETFGFEPGPGFTLKDFKKYADEFKAQYFKKSETSTDSECTWEPAVEDVEGEYWRIVDKATEEIEVLYGADLETGVFGSGFPKISSSHEAASSSEEKYAKSGWNLNNFSRLPGSLLKHEGSDISGVLVPWLYIGMCFSSFCWHVEDHHLYSMNYMHWGAPKLWYGVAGKDAVKLEEAMRKHLPDLFEEQPDLLHKLVTQLSPSKLKTAGVPVHRCVQHAGEFVLTFPRAYHAGFNCGFNCAEAVNVAPVDWLPHGQIAIELYCQQGRKTSISHDKLLLGAAREVVKADWELNLLKKNTIDNLWWKEFSGKDGILAATLKARIDMERTRREVLCSSSLALKMHSNFDATNERECCICFFDLHLSAAGCRCSPEKYSCLTHVKQLCSCPWVAKYYLFRYDMDELNVLLEAVEGKLSSVYRWARQDLGLALSEHLSGSKMETSEEEPQAGALLGKDLQLKVTSREDLSRGLEKTLLLKVKEEQLTPSHCMKPVKEEESISMTAAKSTSGKKSSQSVPDDVILLSDDEHDIPRKQVSEKRDAVSSGKHLKIQERPTHVLALEAPSKTAAPMIEKQANSLPDRQITMPLPTNDQRAVQGDVTSSVSHAEVNAVADGLAHNTSNQDGVNPTSSKSKISGGLAIQEVVDGIRSTSGTPSCSQNNSPDRIIRQKGPRIAKVVRRINCNVEPLNYGCVLSGKSWCNRRAIFPKGFRSRVKYINVLDPTRMSFYVSEILDTGRNSPLFMVYLEGVPSEVFAHLSPTRCWEMVRDRVNQEISKQHKAGKLDLPPLQPSGSPDGFEMFGYTSPAILQAIEALDVNRVCTEYWDSRPYSRPQVQFPANALLLREANTSIQSSDVRNLQKAPRQRLLPAGTKSNLKVLLKKANMEELSSLQEVLSESNIDLVTELVKEEIQKRG; from the exons ATGGGGACAGAGCTGATGAGAATCTGTGTGAAGGAAGAAAGTGATGAGTTGCCATCTGTTCCTCCTGGGTTTGAATCATATGCTACTTTCACCTTAAAAAGAGTTGTCCCTGACCCTGGTGCTGCTATGGAAAGTGTTTCTTCTGTATCAAATCAAGGTGAGATGGAGATTGAATCTGATGAAGCCAAAGCTGCTCGGTCTCTACGGCGTAGACCTTGGATTAACTATGATGATGATAGCAATGCCTTGTCTCAAAATCTTGATCAA ACTTGTGGAGTGAAGCCTTCTCTACCTAAGGGTGTGACCAGAGGATGTGCAGAATGTAATGACTGCCAAAAG GTAACTGCGAGATGGCAACCAGATGAAGCTCGAAGGCCTGACCTTGAAGATGCCCCTATATTCCACCCTACCGAAGAG GAGTTTGAAGATACTTTGAGCTATATAGCTAAAATAAGACCAAAGGCTGAGAAGTATGGAATCTGCCGCATTGTTCCTCCTCCTTCCTGGAAACCCCCTTGCCCGCTGAAAGAAAAGCAAGTATGGGAAGGTTCTAAATTCACCACACGCGTCCAAAGAGTGGATAAGCTTCAGAACCGAAGCTCTATGAAGAAGGTTTCAAAGCTTTCTAATCAaatgagaaggaagaagaggaagtgcATGAAAATGGGAATGGATCCTGGCTCCGCAAGCCCAGAAATGAGTGAGCTTGAGACGTTTGGGTTCGAACCTGGTCCAGGGTTCACTCTAAAAGACTTCAAAAAGTATGCTGACGAGTTCAAGGCTCAGTACTTTAAAAAGAGTGAAACATCTACGGACAGTGAATGTACATGGGAGCCAGCGGTTGAGGATGTTGAAGGTGAATATTGGCGGATTGTAGATAAAGCTACCGAAGAGATAGAG GTGCTGTATGGTGCTGACCTTGAAACTGGGGTATTTGGTAGTGGTTTTCCCAAGATATCATCTAGTCACgaggctgcttcttcttcagaagaaaaatatgcaAAATCAGGCTGGAACTTAAATAATTTCTCAAGGCTTCCAGGATCACTTCTTAAGCATGAGGGAAGTGATATCTCTGGTGTTCTTGTACCGTGGTTGTATATTGGGATGTGCTTTTCTTCTTTCTGCTGG CATGTTGAAGATCACCACTTGTATTCGATGAATTACATGCACTGGGGTGCACCAAAACTGTGGTACGGTGTTGCGGGGAAGGATGCTGTTAAGCTAGAGGAGGCGATGAGAAAGCATTTGCCTGACCTTTTCGAAGAACAGCCTGATTTGCTTCACAAGCTA GTTACACAACTCTCCCCATCAAAACTGAAAACCGCAGGAGTACCTGTGCACCGTTGCGTCCAGCATGCTGGAGAGTTTGTCTTGACTTTCCCTCGGGCATATCATGCTGGATTCAACTGTGGTTTCAACTGTGCCGAAGCTGTGAATGTCGCACCGGTTGACTGGCTGCCTCATGGGCAGATTGCTATAGAGTTATACTGCCAACAGGGTAGAAAAACGTCAATCTCGCATGATAAACTCTTGCTTGGGGCAGCAAGAGAAGTAGTGAAAGCCGACTGGGAGCTTAACTTGCTAAAGAAGAATACAATAGATAACTTGTGGTGGAAAGAGTTTAGTGGAAAGGATGGGATCTTGGCCGCAACACTCAAGGCACGCATTGAcatggaacgaacaagaagagagGTTCTGTGCAGCTCTTCACTTGCGTTGAAGATGCATAGTAATTTTGATGCTACCAACGAGAGAGAGTGTTGTATATGCTTCTTTGATTTGCACCTGTCCGCTGCTGGTTGCCGTTGTTCCCCGGAGAAGTATTCATGTTTGACTCATGTGAAGCAGTTGTGTTCCTGTCCGTGGGTCGCTAAATATTATCTGTTTCGCTATGATATGGATGAACTGAATGTTCTTCTTGAGGCTGTGGAAGGAAAACTTAGTTCTGTGTATAGATGGGCGCGTCAAGATTTGGGATTGGCTTTAAGTGAACACCTCTCAGGAAGCAAGATGGAGACTAGTGAGGAAGAACCACAAGCAGGTGCACTTTTAGGGAAAGATTTACAGTTAAAAGTAACATCGAGAGAAGATCTAAGTAGAGGGTTAGAAAAGACGTTACTTCTGAAAGTCAAGGAGGAGCAATTAACACCAAGCCACTGTATGAAGCcagtcaaagaagaagaaagcatcTCTATGACTGCCGCTAAGTCCACAAGTGGAAAAAAGAGTTCACAGAGTGTACCTGATGAtgtgatactcctaagtgatgATGAGCATGACATACCTAGGAAACAAGTTTCTGAGAAAAGAGATGCAGTTTCGTCTGGAAAGCATTTGAAAATACAGGAGAGACCAACCCACGTTTTAGCGTTAGAAGCTCCTAGTAAAACTGCTGCTCCCATGATAGAAAAGCAAGCAAATTCTTTGCCTGATAGACAAATCACTATGCCATTGCCTACTAATGACCAAAGAGCAGTGCAAGGGGATGTTACAAGTTCTGTATCGCATGCTGAAGTTAATGCCGTAGCTGATGGACTTGCTCATAATACCAGCAACCAAGATGGTGTAAACCCTACTAGCTCTAAATCCAAAATCTCTGGAGGTTTGGCTATACAGGAAGTGGTTGATGGGATAAGAAGTACCTCTGGTACACCGTCTTGTTCGCAAAACAATAGTCCGGATAGGATCATCCGCCAAAAGGGTCCACGTATAGCAAAAGTTGTGAGGAGAATCAATTGCAATGTAGAGCCTCTAAACTATGGGTGTGTGCTTTCTGGAAAATCATGGTGCAACCGCCGAGCAATTTTCCCTAAAG GGTTTCGTAGTCGGGTCAAGTACATAAACGTTTTGGATCCGACGAGGATGAGCTTCTACGTTTCAGAGATTCTTGATACTGGACGCAACAGTCCATTGTTCATG GTTTACTTGGAGGGTGTTCCCAGTGAGGTGTTTGCTCACTTGTCGCCTACAAGATGCTGGGAGATGGTAAGAGATAGAGTAAATCAAGAGATAAGTAAGCAGCACAAAGCTGGTAAGCTAGATCTTCCTCCTCTGCAGCCATCTGGGAGTCCTGACGGTTTTGAAATGTTTGGATACACGTCACCTGCAATCCTACAG GCTATTGAAGCATTAGACGTGAATAGAGTTTGCACAGAGTATTGGGACTCCAGGCCTTACTCGCGGCCACAGGTTCAGTTCCCTGCAAATGCTCTTCTTCTCAGAGAAGCCAACACAAGCATACAATCATCGGATGTGAGAAATCTCCAGAAAGCTCCCAGACAACGTCTATTACCTGCTGGAACGAAGTCTAATCTCAAAGTTCTGCTCAAGAAGGCTAACATGGAGGAACTGAGCTCACTTCAAGAGGTTTTAAGTGAGTCTAACATAGATTTGGTGACCGAACTTGTGAAGGAAGAGATCCAGAAGCGGGGCTGA
- the LOC106362320 gene encoding leucine-rich repeat receptor-like protein kinase PXL1, with protein MTIPQLFFLFCYITSSLVLSETFQQQEILLAIKSDLFDPSNNLQDWKRPENATESVHCHWTGVHCDQNGFVAKLLLPSMNLSGNISDQIQSFSSLTVLDLSNNAFECSLPKSLSNLTSLKVFDVSVNSFFGTFPYGLGTATGLTHVNASSNNFSGFLPEDLGNATTLEVLDFRGGYFEGTVPSSFKSLKKLKFLGLSGNNLSGKLPKVIGELSSLETIILGYNGFTGEIPEEIGKLRSLQYLDLAVGNLTGPIPSSLGQLKQLTTVYLYQNRLTGKIPREVGNITSLVFLDLSDNQITGEIPREIAELKSLQLLNLMRNQLTGTIPSKIAELPHLEVLELWQNSLVGSLPADLGKSSPLKWLDVSSNKLTGAIPSGLCYYRNLTKLILFNNSFSGQIPEDIFSCPTLVRVRIQKNLISGPIPAGSGDLPMLQHLELAKNNLTGQVPDDITSSKSLSFIDISFNHLSSLPYSIFSSPNLQTFIASHNSFAGNIPNQIQDRPSLSVLDLSFNRFSGQIPERIASFEKLVSLNLKSNDLIGEIPDALAGMHMLAVLDLSNNSLTGNIPPSLGASPTLEMLNVSYNKLTGPVPSNGLFAAINPNDLVGNDNLCGGVLPPCSKSLALSANPGRNRIHLHHAIFGFIVGTAVILSLGIIFLAGRWVYRRWDLYSNFAREYLFCKQPQEEWPWRLVAFQRLSFTAGDILTHIKEANIIGMGAMGIVYKAEVMRRPLLTVAVKKLWRSPSPDIEDNHHSIQDEDDDDILKEVNLLGNLRHRNIVKILGYIHNEREVMMVYEFMPNGNLGTALHSKDDNKFLLRDWLSRYNVAVGVVQGLNYLHNDCYPPIIHRDIKSNNILLDSSLEARIADFGLAKMMLHKNETVSMVAGSYGYIAPEYGYALKIDEKSDIYSLGVVMLELVTGKMPIDPSFEESIDVVEWIRRKVKKGEGLEEVLDPSVAGECRHVIEEMLLALRIALLCTAKLPKDRPSIRDVMTMLAEAKPRRKSVSHGGDLPVFRNSPVVGLI; from the coding sequence ATGACGATACCTCaacttttctttctcttctgttaCATTACTTCCTCTCTTGTTTTGTCTGAAACATTTCAACAACAAGAGATCTTGTTGGCCATCAAGTCAGACCTGTTTGATCCTTCTAACAATCTCCAAGACTGGAAGCGCCCTGAGAATGCTACAGAGTCTGTTCATTGTCATTGGACCGGAGTTCACTGTGATCAAAATGGCTTTGTAGCTAAGCTTCTTCTTCCCAGCATGAATCTCAGTGGAAACATCTCAGATCAGATTCAGAGCTTCTCTTCTCTAACAGTCCTTGATCTCAGCAACAATGCATTCGAGTGCTCTCTTCCTAAATCTCTTTCTAACCTCACTTCCTTGAAAGTCTTCGACGTGAGCGTGAACAGCTTCTTTGGAACCTTCCCTTACGGTCTAGGAACGGCCACTGGTCTTACACACGTCAACGCCTCGAGCAACAATTTCTCCGGGTTTCTCCCTGAAGATCTCGGCAACGCGACTACGCTTGAGGTTTTGGACTTTCGTGGAGGTTACTTTGAAGGCACCGTGCCTTCTTCTTTCAAGAGTCTCAAGAAGCTGAAGTTCCTCGGTCTTTCTGGTAATAACTTGAGCGGAAAGCTACCGAAAGTGATCGGTGAGCTCTCTTCCTTGGAGACAATCATTCTCGGTTACAACGGCTTCACTGGCGAGATTCCAGAAGAGATTGGGAAGCTGAGGAGCCTCCAGTACCTAGATTTGGCTGTCGGGAACCTCACTGGCCCTATTCCATCTTCCTTGGGACAGCTGAAACAGCTTACAACGGTTTACCTCTACCAGAACCGTCTCACGGGGAAGATCCCTCGAGAAGTCGGTAATATAACTTCTCTGGTGTTTCTTGATCTCTCTGATAACCAGATCACAGGAGAGATACCTAGAGAAATAGCTGAGCTGAAGAGTCTCCAGCTTCTGAATCTGATGAGGAATCAACTCACGGGAACCATTCCCTCGAAGATCGCTGAGTTGCCACACCTCGAGGTTCTCGAGCTGTGGCAAAACTCTCTGGTGGGTTCTCTACCGGCCGATCTCGGCAAGAGCTCGCCGTTGAAATGGCTAGACGTCTCATCAAACAAGCTAACAGGCGCAATCCCATCCGGATTGTGCTATTACAGAAACCTCACGAAGCTCATCCTCTTCAACAACTCGTTCTCAGGACAGATTCCAGAGGACATCTTCTCGTGTCCGACTCTGGTCCGTGTCCGGATCCAGAAAAATCTCATCTCTGGACCAATCCCAGCTGGCTCGGGAGACTTACCAATGCTCCAGCATCTAGAGCTAGCTAAAAACAACCTCACCGGTCAAGTCCCAGATGACATCACATCATCCAAATCACTCTCGTTCATAGACATATCCTTTAACCATCTCTCCTCCCTACCTTACTCCATTTTCTCAAGTCCTAACCTCCAAACTTTCATCGCCTCGCATAACAGCTTCGCTGGAAACATCCCTAACCAGATACAAGACCGTCCTTCTCTGTCCGTCCTCGACCTCTCCTTCAACCGTTTCTCAGGTCAAATCCCGGAGAGGATAGCTTCCTTTGAGAAACTCGTGAGCCTAAACCTCAAGAGCAACGACTTGATAGGAGAGATCCCCGATGCACTAGCCGGGATGCACATGTTGGCTGTACTCGACCTCTCAAACAACTCTCTAACCGGGAACATACCGCCGAGCTTGGGAGCCTCACCAACGCTAGAGATGCTGAACGTGTCATACAACAAACTCACAGGCCCCGTTCCTTCGAACGGTCTCTTCGCAGCCATAAACCCAAACGACCTCGTGGGAAACGATAACTTATGCGGTGGAGTTCTACCTCCCTGCTCAAAGAGCCTAGCTCTGTCAGCAAACCCCGGGAGAAATAGAATCCACTTGCATCATGCAATCTTCGGGTTCATAGTCGGAACAGCAGTAATCTTGTCTCTAGGAATAATCTTCTTGGCAGGGAGATGGGTATACAGAAGATGGGATCTCTACAGCAACTTCGCCAGAGAGTACCTCTTCTGCAAACAGCCTCAAGAGGAATGGCCGTGGCGACTCGTGGCCTTCCAGAGACTATCCTTCACAGCGGGGGACATCTTAACACACATCAAAGAAGCAAACATAATCGGAATGGGAGCCATGGGGATAGTCTACAAAGCAGAAGTCATGCGACGGCCGTTACTAACAGTAGCGGTTAAAAAACTTTGGAGGTCACCATCACCAGATATCGAAGACAATCATCATAGTATTCAAGACGAAGATGACGACGACATTCTCAAAGAAGTAAACCTCCTAGGCAACCTCAGACACCGCAACATTGTAAAAATCCTCGGGTACATTCACAACGAGAGAGAAGTGATGATGGTATACGAGTTCATGCCTAACGGCAACTTAGGCACGGCGTTACATTCAAAAGACGATAACAAATTCTTGTTAAGAGATTGGTTATCGCGCTACAACGTGGCCGTTGGAGTTGTGCAGGGACTCAACTACCTGCACAACGACTGTTACCCTCCGATCATCCACAGAGATATTAAATCGAACAACATATTGCTGGACTCGAGCCTCGAAGCGAGGATCGCGGACTTCGGATTGGCGAAGATGATGCTCCACAAGAACGAGACGGTCTCCATGGTGGCGGGATCGTACGGGTACATAGCTCCCGAGTACGGTTACGCGCTGAAGATCGATGAGAAGAGTGATATATATAGTCTTGGTGTGGTGATGCTCGAGCTGGTGACGGGGAAGATGCCGATAGATCCGTCGTTCGAGGAGTCGATTGATGTGGTGGAGTGGATTAGGAGGAAGGTGAAGAAGGGGGAGGGGTTGGAGGAGGTGCTTGATCCGAGTGTTGCTGGAGAGTGTAGGCATGTGATTGAGGAGATGCTTTTGGCGCTGAGGATCGCGCTTTTGTGTACCGCGAAGCTTCCGAAGGATAGGCCGTCGATTAGGGATGTGATGACGATGCTCGCGGAGGCGAAACCGCGGCGGAAGAGTGTGAGTCATGGAGGAGATCTGCCGGTTTTTAGAAACTCGCCGGTGGTGGGGTTGATTTAG